The following are encoded in a window of Vespula pensylvanica isolate Volc-1 chromosome 2, ASM1446617v1, whole genome shotgun sequence genomic DNA:
- the LOC122637840 gene encoding angiotensin-converting enzyme-like: protein MVPKWTWIIVNLFICAIATLHDDNAKATIELTELGYEDICNDAATAEWLFINSLSNETTYTTWEEKQIQYGNYKKIQREEIRNISKMILSDPLLAYKYNVIEKPGDALLDKKDFEKLVHFASSAEALRSSVKYIDETNNYSREGVERLLSHNGREKDKRDAWKSWYQELNPLVRNFSYILSLIEKAAKANDVDNVEEYWEMLSIYPEGYENIKAEWNKISSLHKTVLEFVRTHLSHKYGINLTETIPAHLLGSLQGYDWSTFSIDMSPYSEITYNIRKNLWKKKLFGKSLYKAASNMGSILLGQVPQSDFWSKSQFHWHCPPKLINFCKDGITRISTCFEPTIANFLLTHKNIGKILFQQMSVQNTPILNIANRYSVLEEAVSELFGILSVSPVWLQRNHLIYNISDTDQKIVSLMITALDVLPRLAYYISADVWRIDAIENNITDSTELIKSWWKHRYEFEGISEPESSMNVPTFLNDEYITNNKPYLSKFVGVLLAFQIYDYIMESTEVRYDISIKKINSNLIKLIHQGSAENWIDALNKLFEIDDISIYSLTSFFSPLESFIEEINEEEIDHNFKSNGDAELEEVERIIIEEMNAPTTTPTTTTTTTKIQSNLSTTTKYMQKSFNGFAKSAKPIESDLSFNIQADKPKSDTDFETKQTTVNPYEQSFDFDNLENEDEKKPKMHTSKAVWAVAAVLVATVTICIIAIFGRQRCRKTSKNRRYV from the exons ATGGTACCAAAATGGACGTGGATCATTGTTAATCTCTTTATATGCGCTATAGCTACGCTACACGATGATAATGCCAAAGCTACTATAGAATTAACGGAACTTGGTTATGAAGATATTTGTAATGATGCTGCTACTGCCGAATGGTTATTCATCAATTCGTTGTCAAATGAGACAACATATACAACATGG gaagaaaaacaaatacaatacggaaattataaaaaaattcaaagagaagaaattcgCAATATTTCCAAAATGATTCTAAGCGATCCCTTACTTGCGTATAAGTATAATGTTATTGAAAAACCAGGTGATGCTTTATTGGacaaaaaagatttcgaaaag ctGGTGCACTTTGCTAGTAGTGCTGAAGCTTTACGATCGTCTGTTAAGTACATTgatgaaacaaataattattcgcgCGAAG GCGTTGAACGATTACTGTCACATAATGGACGTGAGAAGGATAAACGTGATGCCTGGAAATCTTGGTATCAAGAATTAAATCCACTTGTTAGGAATTTCTCTTACATTCTTTCGCTCATTGAAAAAGCTGCAAAAGCAAATG atgTGGATAATGTGGAAGAATATTGGGAAATGTTATCAATATATCCAGAAGGttatgaaaatatcaaagcagaatggaataaaatttcaagtcTTCATAAAACCGTACTAGAATTTGTTCGAACTCATCTATCCCACAAATATGGAATTAATTTAACTGAAACTATCCCAGCTCATTTACTTG GATCACTACAAGGATATGATTGGAGTACTTTTTCCATAGATATGTCGCCATATTCggaaataacatataatataagaaagaatctgtggaaaaaa AAACTCTTTGGAAAATCTCTATACAAAGCAGCATCCAATATGGGCAGTATATTATTAGGTCAAGTACCACAATCTGATTTTTGGAGTAAAAGCCAATTTCATTGGCATTGCCCACCTAAGCTAATAAACTTTTGTAAAGATGGAATTACACG AATATCCACTTGTTTCGAACCAACTATCGCAAACTTTCTCTTAACCCataaaaatattggaaaaatcCTATTTCAACAAATGTCTGTTCAAAACACTCCAATTCTCAATATAGCTAACAGATATTCtg tTTTAGAAGAGGCCGTATCTGAATTATTTGGAATTTTATCCGTTAGTCCAGTATGGTTACAACGTAatcatttgatttataatataagcGATACAGatcaaaaaattgtttctttgatGATCACTGCATTAGATGTATTGCCACGGTTagcatattatatatctgcAGATGTATGGAGAATCGAtgctatagaaaataatattacagacTCGACAGAATTGATAAAATCTTGGTGGAAACATAG ATATGAATTTGAAGGAATTAGTGAACCTGAATCTTCTATGAATGTTCcaacatttttaaatgatgAATATATCACAAATAATAAGCCATATCTTTC taAATTTGTTGGAGTACTTCTTGCATTTCaaatttatgattatattatgGAATCTACTGAAGTTAGATATGATATTagtatcaaaaaaataaattcaaatctaat AAAACTAATTCACCAAGGATCAGCAGAAAATTGGATAGATGCATTGaacaaattatttgaaatagatgatatatcaatatattccCTTACATCTTTCTTCTCACCATTAGAAAGTTTTATTgaggaaataaatgaagaagagaTTGATCATAATTTTAAATCTAATGGTGATGCTGAGCTTGAAGAAGTAGaacgaataattattgaaGAAATGAATGCTCCAACCACGACACCAACTACAACTACCACAACAACAAAAATCCAAAGTAACttatcaacaacaacaaaatatatgCAGAAAAGCTTTAATGGTTTTGCAAAATCTGCGAAACCTATAGAATctgatttatcttttaatatccaAGCTGATAAACCAAAAAGTGATACAGACTTTGAAACTAAACAAACAACTGTAAATCCTTATGAGCAATCGTTTGACTTcgataatttagaaaatgaagatgaaaagaaaccAAAGATGCATACTAGTAAAGCAGTATGGGCAGTTGCAGCAGTTCTTGTTGCAACAGTAACTATATgtattattgcaatatttgGTAGACAAAGATGTCGTAAAACATCTAAAAATAGGCGCTATGTTTAA